In Zunongwangia profunda SM-A87, the following proteins share a genomic window:
- a CDS encoding alpha-N-acetylglucosaminidase, translating to MIFKLKYPSAVKLAVCLLLILGLSSCQKETKQAPAALMPYQSLLNRVVPEHADAFIIDSLPGAGDQAFEIAAQDGKISLRGNNGVAIASALYYYIKEYAHGQITWNGTNLNFPESLPLPEQPVRKESPYEYRYYLNYCTFNYSMSWWDWERWEKEIDWMALHGINMPLAITGEEYIWDEVYKSYGFTDEDLKDFFSGPSYFSWFWMGNLDGWGGPLPQSWKESHRDLQKKILKRSRELGMKPVLPAFTGHVPASFKKFFPDADLKKTNWGNDFGDTYILDAEDPLFAEIGKRFLEKQEEVFGTDHFYTADTFNENEPPSDDPKYLGELSEKIFEGMKAADPEATWVMQGWLFYSHKDFWKTPQIKGLLSTVPDDRMIILDLATEIEPVWKQTEAFYGKQWIWNMLHNFGGNISMFGRIETVAEQPALALNDSTSGNLKGIGLTMEAIEQNPVLYELMTDNTWRDTPIELKSWLKNYTRNRYGAVNDSILEAWDILVATAYNGTTIRDGAESIIAARPTFEGYRRWARTKMNYDPLDLLPAWDLFIGARDRFKDSDGFAYDLVDLSRQVLANYALPVQQQMRIAYENNDKEAFKKHSEELLTLISDLDRLLATRKDFLLGPWIADARSWGTTPEEKALYERNARDLITLWGGPDNPLHEYSCRQWSGVLDDFYKPRWQQFIADVEANWGDFDQEVFDEKIKEWEWKWVNKEEAYPTQPSGDSYKVAKALYDKYRSKIAPITQIMPPIDYNY from the coding sequence ATGATTTTTAAACTTAAATATCCATCCGCCGTAAAGCTTGCAGTTTGCCTGCTACTCATTTTAGGACTTAGTTCCTGTCAAAAGGAAACCAAACAAGCGCCTGCTGCACTCATGCCTTACCAAAGCCTGCTGAATCGGGTGGTTCCCGAACATGCAGATGCGTTTATCATCGATTCGCTGCCCGGTGCCGGTGATCAGGCTTTTGAAATCGCGGCTCAGGATGGTAAAATCAGTTTAAGGGGGAATAACGGTGTCGCTATTGCTTCGGCCCTGTACTATTACATCAAAGAGTATGCGCACGGGCAGATCACCTGGAATGGGACCAACCTGAACTTTCCAGAATCATTACCGCTGCCCGAGCAGCCGGTACGCAAAGAATCGCCTTACGAATACCGCTATTACCTCAACTACTGCACCTTCAACTACTCGATGAGCTGGTGGGACTGGGAACGCTGGGAAAAGGAAATCGATTGGATGGCGCTTCACGGCATCAATATGCCCCTGGCCATCACCGGTGAAGAATACATCTGGGATGAGGTGTACAAATCCTACGGCTTTACCGATGAAGACCTTAAGGATTTCTTCAGCGGCCCTTCGTATTTCTCCTGGTTTTGGATGGGTAATCTGGACGGTTGGGGCGGTCCGCTTCCGCAAAGCTGGAAAGAAAGCCACCGCGACCTGCAAAAAAAGATTTTAAAGCGTTCGCGCGAATTGGGGATGAAGCCGGTGCTTCCGGCATTTACGGGACACGTGCCTGCGTCCTTTAAAAAATTCTTCCCTGATGCCGATCTTAAAAAGACCAACTGGGGCAATGATTTTGGAGACACCTATATCCTTGATGCAGAAGATCCCCTTTTCGCAGAAATTGGAAAACGCTTTTTAGAAAAGCAGGAGGAAGTTTTTGGTACAGATCACTTCTATACGGCAGATACGTTTAATGAGAATGAGCCGCCCTCAGACGATCCTAAATATTTGGGTGAGTTGAGCGAAAAGATTTTTGAAGGAATGAAAGCCGCAGATCCCGAAGCAACCTGGGTAATGCAGGGTTGGTTGTTTTACAGCCACAAAGACTTTTGGAAAACCCCGCAAATCAAAGGCTTGCTCAGCACAGTGCCTGATGACCGTATGATCATTCTCGATCTGGCTACCGAAATCGAACCCGTCTGGAAGCAAACCGAAGCCTTTTACGGCAAGCAATGGATCTGGAATATGCTGCATAATTTTGGCGGAAACATCAGTATGTTTGGCCGTATCGAGACCGTTGCCGAACAGCCGGCATTGGCCTTAAACGACAGTACTTCGGGTAATTTAAAAGGTATTGGTCTTACGATGGAAGCCATTGAACAAAACCCGGTGCTTTACGAGTTGATGACTGATAATACCTGGCGGGATACGCCTATCGAACTCAAGTCCTGGCTGAAGAACTATACCCGCAACCGCTATGGTGCGGTAAACGACAGCATCCTTGAAGCCTGGGATATTTTGGTAGCAACCGCGTATAACGGGACTACCATACGTGACGGTGCCGAGTCTATCATCGCAGCACGGCCTACTTTTGAAGGCTACCGCCGCTGGGCACGTACCAAGATGAATTACGATCCACTTGATTTGCTACCGGCCTGGGACCTGTTTATAGGAGCCCGTGATCGCTTTAAAGATTCAGATGGCTTTGCGTACGATCTGGTCGATCTTAGCCGGCAGGTGCTCGCCAACTATGCATTGCCGGTACAACAGCAAATGCGTATCGCTTATGAAAATAACGACAAAGAAGCCTTTAAAAAACACAGTGAGGAGCTCCTGACCCTCATTAGTGATCTGGACAGACTACTTGCAACACGTAAAGATTTCCTACTTGGGCCTTGGATTGCCGATGCCCGAAGCTGGGGCACCACACCTGAAGAAAAAGCGCTTTACGAGCGTAATGCCCGTGATCTCATCACCCTTTGGGGAGGCCCAGATAATCCGCTGCACGAGTACTCGTGCCGCCAATGGAGCGGCGTGCTTGATGATTTCTACAAACCGCGCTGGCAACAGTTTATCGCCGATGTGGAGGCCAACTGGGGAGATTTTGATCAGGAGGTTTTTGATGAAAAAATAAAAGAATGGGAATGGAAATGGGTCAACAAAGAAGAAGCGTATCCTACCCAGCCCAGCGGTGATTCGTACAAGGTGGCAAAAGCGCTTTACGACAAATACCGAAGCAAAATTGCACCGATCACCCAGATTATGCCGCCTATTGACTATAACTATTAA
- a CDS encoding sodium:solute symporter family protein yields MVLGLSYLDIGVLALYFGVIVYIGIRSSLKIKKEEDYFLGGRQFGKLFSTFASFGQATSADGPAGVATTTFKNGASGIWSSLLMLFATPLFWITAPWLRRLRITTMGDFYEQRYASRKMAATYALVGTIGMMGLLSVGYKAVTTTAMAMTGKPDSALTATEKIEKEKADRLFELSNENFTYLSQAEKQELTELRQENPRALFSYFSEDVLIWTICFIVLFYTALGGLEAAFYTDLLQGVFIILLSIILIPFAWSAINEQFGGSGMMQALSHLHEQLPESTFEIFGSPATLDFTWYFIVMAALVSGMTVVAQPNQLVTAGAAKSEDAARTGFVTGTFMKRIVTILWGMVGLCAILLYGGKIMNSDFVWGHATTQLLAPLGLGLVGLMLASLMAALMSTADCLMITVSGLVVNNFYKYFFPNHSARHYIWAGRISGGVFLIGAAIITTQFDTILQILKFIWEFFVVFVAAFWLGLKWRRANRIAAWSSILLTFTLFYLIPTLLPNIFPALRTDESLTKLTKSRIVTRNYEVKAVDLENRKHDIAQWEKLPQSEKEQVKKPEELSLGGYNAVSYAMPRQAIFWSKGVSTSKADTRYGRGYIYLELYLLDRLGWDLSKNPYALNETIRLGIRLLFPFLVLFVIAWSTKPDQQEYLADFYRKMRTRAVDNSLLKQQPTTETLLFPNSNWELYTWNKKDRTGFLLACLIVILIIGLLYLMVSLGS; encoded by the coding sequence ATGGTTTTAGGCTTATCATATCTGGATATCGGAGTATTGGCCCTGTACTTTGGAGTCATTGTGTATATTGGTATACGGTCTAGCCTCAAGATTAAAAAGGAAGAAGATTATTTTTTGGGCGGCAGACAGTTTGGAAAACTCTTTTCAACGTTCGCCAGTTTTGGTCAGGCGACCTCAGCAGATGGTCCGGCAGGTGTAGCCACTACCACCTTTAAAAACGGTGCCAGCGGAATCTGGAGCTCGCTTTTGATGCTTTTTGCGACCCCTTTGTTTTGGATCACGGCTCCGTGGTTAAGACGGCTGCGCATTACCACAATGGGTGATTTTTATGAGCAGCGTTACGCTTCGCGAAAAATGGCCGCCACCTATGCCCTGGTGGGTACCATTGGGATGATGGGCTTGCTTTCGGTGGGGTATAAAGCAGTAACCACAACGGCAATGGCGATGACCGGTAAACCGGATAGCGCGTTGACTGCGACAGAAAAAATCGAAAAAGAAAAGGCAGACCGGCTTTTTGAACTCTCTAATGAAAACTTCACTTACCTCTCCCAGGCGGAGAAACAGGAATTAACCGAACTCAGACAAGAAAATCCACGGGCATTGTTTAGTTATTTTTCTGAAGATGTGCTCATCTGGACCATCTGTTTTATCGTTCTGTTTTATACGGCTTTGGGTGGACTCGAAGCTGCTTTTTATACCGATTTACTTCAGGGTGTTTTTATCATCCTGCTCTCTATTATTCTCATTCCTTTTGCCTGGTCTGCGATTAACGAGCAATTTGGCGGGAGCGGGATGATGCAGGCACTTTCGCATCTGCACGAGCAACTGCCCGAAAGTACTTTTGAGATTTTTGGTTCGCCCGCAACCTTAGATTTTACCTGGTATTTTATTGTGATGGCCGCTTTAGTTTCGGGGATGACGGTAGTCGCTCAGCCCAATCAACTGGTAACCGCAGGTGCGGCAAAAAGTGAAGACGCAGCGCGTACGGGCTTTGTGACCGGTACCTTTATGAAGCGTATTGTGACCATTTTATGGGGTATGGTAGGGCTTTGTGCCATTTTGTTATATGGGGGTAAAATCATGAATTCTGATTTTGTCTGGGGTCATGCCACCACCCAATTACTGGCACCGTTAGGATTGGGTCTTGTAGGTCTCATGCTGGCCAGTTTGATGGCCGCCCTGATGTCTACCGCAGACTGCCTGATGATTACCGTATCTGGGTTGGTGGTCAACAATTTTTACAAATATTTTTTTCCCAATCATTCCGCCCGGCATTACATCTGGGCGGGGAGGATCTCTGGGGGGGTGTTTCTTATAGGTGCTGCAATCATTACCACTCAGTTTGATACCATTCTTCAGATTCTAAAGTTTATATGGGAATTTTTTGTGGTATTTGTAGCAGCATTTTGGCTGGGCTTAAAATGGCGACGGGCAAATCGAATTGCAGCATGGAGCTCCATTCTGCTCACCTTTACGCTATTTTATCTAATCCCAACGCTGTTGCCCAATATCTTTCCAGCTTTGCGTACCGATGAAAGCCTGACCAAGCTTACCAAATCTCGTATCGTCACCCGCAATTATGAGGTAAAAGCCGTTGATCTGGAAAACCGTAAACACGATATCGCACAATGGGAAAAGCTTCCGCAAAGCGAAAAAGAGCAGGTCAAAAAACCGGAAGAACTTTCTCTGGGCGGGTACAATGCTGTGAGTTACGCGATGCCCCGTCAGGCTATATTTTGGTCTAAAGGGGTTTCAACCAGTAAAGCCGATACACGTTACGGGCGTGGTTATATCTATCTTGAATTGTACCTTTTAGACCGGCTGGGCTGGGACCTTTCTAAAAATCCGTATGCCTTAAACGAAACCATAAGACTGGGCATTCGCCTGTTGTTTCCCTTTTTGGTACTTTTTGTAATCGCTTGGAGCACCAAACCCGATCAACAAGAGTATTTAGCTGATTTTTACCGTAAAATGCGTACCCGTGCTGTAGACAATAGTCTGTTGAAACAACAGCCTACTACCGAAACCCTTTTATTCCCAAATAGCAACTGGGAACTGTATACCTGGAATAAAAAGGACCGTACCGGCTTTCTGCTCGCCTGTCTCATTGTGATATTGATTATTGGATTACTCTACCTGATGGTTTCCCTCGGGTCTTAA
- a CDS encoding inositol oxygenase family protein encodes MKDSNQNGQPLDSLDEWEDDVVRRYPEEAHKAKEDFRNYEAPARDTVKEFYRINHINQTYDFVLEKKNDFLKFNRREMSLWDAVEFLNTLVDDSDPDIDLDQTQHLLQTSEAIRADGHPDWFILTGFLHDLGKVLCLFGEPQWAVVGDTFPVGCAYSDKIVYPEFFKQNPDYNNPRFNTKYGVYSPNCGLDNVQMSWGHDEYLYHIMRDYLPEEALYMIRYHSFYAQHREGAYEHLMSPHDHKMFKWVEKFNPYDLYSKAPTPPNVNELRPYYEDLAAQFLPDTLKF; translated from the coding sequence ATGAAAGATAGCAATCAAAACGGGCAACCGCTGGACAGCTTGGATGAATGGGAAGATGACGTGGTACGTCGTTATCCCGAAGAGGCTCATAAAGCTAAAGAAGACTTTCGCAATTATGAAGCTCCTGCCCGGGACACTGTAAAAGAATTTTACCGCATCAACCACATCAACCAGACTTATGATTTTGTGCTGGAAAAGAAAAACGATTTTCTAAAATTTAACCGCCGGGAGATGTCGCTGTGGGATGCAGTAGAATTTTTAAACACCCTCGTTGACGACTCAGACCCCGATATTGATCTGGATCAAACCCAGCATTTGCTGCAAACTTCTGAAGCGATACGTGCAGACGGGCACCCCGACTGGTTTATACTTACCGGCTTTCTGCACGATCTGGGCAAAGTGCTTTGTCTTTTTGGCGAGCCGCAGTGGGCTGTGGTGGGGGACACCTTCCCGGTAGGATGTGCGTATTCAGACAAGATTGTATATCCCGAATTTTTTAAGCAAAACCCCGATTACAACAACCCGCGTTTCAATACCAAATATGGGGTATACAGCCCCAATTGTGGGCTGGACAACGTGCAAATGTCCTGGGGGCACGATGAGTACCTGTATCATATTATGCGCGACTATTTGCCAGAAGAAGCTTTGTATATGATACGTTATCATTCGTTTTATGCACAACACCGCGAAGGGGCTTACGAGCATCTGATGAGCCCTCACGATCACAAGATGTTTAAGTGGGTAGAAAAATTCAATCCGTATGATTTGTATTCAAAAGCGCCAACCCCGCCAAACGTGAACGAATTGCGTCCCTATTATGAGGATTTGGCAGCTCAATTTTTACCAGATACCTTAAAATTTTAG
- a CDS encoding acyltransferase family protein, which yields MTVKTSERFLSLDVFRGLTIALMILVNTPGTGADLYPYLVHAQWFGFTLADLVFPSFLFAVGNAMSFSMRKFQEAAPADFWKKVLKRTAIIFLLGFLMYWFPFFRMNEGHLELSPFSETRIMGVLQRIALCYFFGAVLVRYFSVKTIGFICAAILLAYWGILYGFGEPGHELEMATNAAAKFDYAILGEGHIYKKDAIPFDPEGILSTLPSIVNVLAGYLAGVFIRRKGKSYETIAKLMLAGFLVFALAEWWALIFPLSKKLWTSPFAMLTIGLNLSMLAALIFAVELKNIKFGTNFFNVFGKNPLVIYLFSELFYITLRLIPVTANQDAFEWVSEAIFQRIFPGSFGALMTAIVFMLVCWLLGYWMDKKKIYVKI from the coding sequence ATGACTGTAAAAACCTCCGAACGCTTTTTATCGCTCGACGTATTTAGAGGGCTTACCATCGCCCTGATGATCCTGGTAAACACCCCGGGTACCGGTGCAGACTTGTATCCGTATCTGGTGCACGCACAGTGGTTTGGGTTTACCCTGGCAGATTTGGTTTTCCCGTCCTTTCTGTTTGCCGTGGGTAACGCCATGAGCTTCTCTATGCGTAAGTTTCAGGAAGCTGCACCTGCAGATTTCTGGAAAAAAGTTTTAAAACGTACAGCCATCATCTTTCTACTGGGATTCCTGATGTATTGGTTTCCGTTTTTTAGGATGAATGAGGGGCATTTAGAACTTTCTCCTTTTTCTGAAACCCGTATTATGGGTGTTTTACAGCGTATCGCGTTGTGCTACTTTTTTGGCGCGGTGCTCGTTCGGTATTTTTCGGTTAAAACCATTGGGTTTATCTGTGCCGCAATTTTATTGGCCTATTGGGGGATTTTGTACGGTTTTGGAGAACCCGGTCACGAGCTTGAGATGGCGACCAATGCAGCGGCAAAATTTGACTATGCCATTTTAGGCGAAGGCCACATCTATAAAAAAGACGCCATCCCTTTTGATCCTGAAGGCATACTCAGCACGCTGCCCAGTATTGTAAACGTTCTTGCCGGTTACCTTGCCGGGGTGTTTATCAGACGAAAAGGCAAATCCTACGAGACTATTGCCAAGCTGATGCTGGCCGGTTTTCTCGTTTTTGCTCTTGCAGAATGGTGGGCGCTTATTTTTCCGCTGTCTAAAAAGTTATGGACGAGTCCGTTTGCGATGCTCACCATAGGCCTCAATCTGTCTATGCTGGCAGCACTCATCTTTGCGGTAGAATTGAAAAACATCAAATTTGGAACAAACTTCTTCAATGTATTTGGCAAAAATCCGCTGGTGATTTACCTCTTTTCCGAACTGTTTTACATCACCCTGCGCCTGATTCCTGTAACTGCCAATCAGGATGCTTTTGAATGGGTAAGTGAAGCAATTTTTCAACGCATCTTCCCGGGTTCATTTGGAGCGCTGATGACCGCTATTGTCTTTATGCTGGTATGCTGGCTATTGGGGTACTGGATGGACAAAAAGAAAATTTACGTCAAGATATAA
- a CDS encoding FadR/GntR family transcriptional regulator, with translation MSSKIKPIKSVSLVEQVEQRILEFLKENRFKSGDSLPGEIELAENLGVSRNIVRESLSRLRMFGVVESKKRKGMFIAEPDILSGIERIMDPDLLGEEAMQHIFELRLVLEVGMSELLFIRKNSSDINNLEEIVDREANDPLCKTDLKTRLAYEIEFHSYLYKMSGNGTLNRFQSMLLPVFHYMMQQESKSDAKPVRGTISHKDLVETLRNGTAYEFRENMRNHLTPHFSKLS, from the coding sequence ATGTCTTCCAAAATCAAACCCATTAAATCAGTTTCACTGGTTGAGCAGGTAGAACAGCGTATTCTCGAATTTTTAAAGGAAAACCGTTTTAAATCCGGAGATTCATTGCCAGGAGAGATTGAACTTGCTGAAAATTTGGGAGTAAGTCGTAACATTGTGCGTGAGTCACTTAGCCGCCTACGTATGTTTGGTGTAGTTGAGTCTAAAAAGCGCAAAGGAATGTTCATCGCTGAGCCTGATATTTTGAGCGGAATTGAACGTATTATGGATCCTGATCTTTTAGGGGAAGAAGCTATGCAACACATTTTTGAATTACGGCTGGTGCTTGAAGTAGGTATGAGTGAATTGCTGTTCATTAGAAAAAATAGTTCAGATATTAATAATTTGGAGGAAATTGTAGATCGTGAGGCCAATGATCCTCTTTGCAAAACAGATCTTAAAACTCGTCTGGCTTATGAGATTGAATTTCACTCCTATCTTTATAAAATGTCTGGTAATGGTACATTAAACCGTTTTCAGTCTATGCTTCTACCGGTTTTTCATTATATGATGCAGCAGGAATCTAAGTCTGATGCTAAACCGGTACGCGGTACTATTTCGCATAAAGATCTTGTTGAAACTTTACGGAATGGAACCGCTTATGAATTTCGAGAAAACATGCGCAATCACCTTACTCCGCATTTTAGCAAATTGAGTTAA
- a CDS encoding glycoside hydrolase family 28 protein: protein MNLANIQDFGAVNDDFTNNSVSIQKTIDYCAALGGGKVVIPAGKPYLSGPFNLKSNIELHLEHGAVLKAYPDESVYTKSAFRQNMGEGTIWIGGENLNQISITGGGTLDGNGIFFMGDELHDSYELKPFETIDPRPHMLTLVSCKNIKMYGVTVSNAAYWALHFIGCYDVAIENISLYNDLKVRNSDGIDLDHCQNIRISNCHIESGDDCICLKNRREYEELGPCRNIVISNCTLISTSCAIKIGSENMDSISHVTFNNCIITGSCRGIGIQNRDEGTVSDIIFSNIMVECKQFSDVWWGMAEPIYITAYPRASHDHKDAGWRLKPGAQEAGIGKVSNITFANIRCKSENGIFLGAATPDLLDNIRFNDIDLEVSKITEYPGGYYDCRPCKDADFIGEQTAGFYMVNASNVYISNTTVNWGDQRPEYYGNALYAENITPLVLDNFNGVAAFEHLDSIVKKGKTQLEKIAS from the coding sequence ATGAATTTAGCGAATATACAGGATTTTGGAGCCGTAAATGATGATTTTACGAATAATTCGGTTTCAATTCAAAAAACAATAGATTATTGCGCGGCCCTGGGTGGTGGTAAAGTAGTGATCCCTGCCGGTAAGCCTTATTTATCCGGACCTTTTAATCTTAAATCGAATATCGAGTTACACCTGGAACACGGAGCCGTTCTTAAAGCTTATCCAGATGAAAGTGTGTATACAAAAAGTGCATTTAGACAAAACATGGGTGAAGGCACGATCTGGATCGGTGGCGAAAATCTCAATCAAATTTCCATCACAGGTGGCGGTACGTTAGATGGCAACGGTATCTTCTTTATGGGGGATGAACTGCATGACTCTTATGAGCTTAAACCATTTGAAACTATAGACCCAAGACCTCATATGCTTACACTAGTATCGTGTAAAAATATAAAAATGTACGGTGTTACTGTTAGTAATGCCGCCTATTGGGCGCTTCATTTTATTGGCTGCTATGATGTTGCCATTGAAAATATATCTTTATATAACGATCTGAAAGTTCGCAATAGTGATGGTATCGACCTTGATCATTGCCAAAATATACGTATTAGTAATTGCCATATAGAATCTGGTGATGACTGTATCTGTTTAAAAAACCGAAGGGAATATGAAGAATTAGGTCCCTGCAGAAATATCGTTATTTCAAACTGCACATTGATCAGCACTTCCTGTGCGATTAAAATAGGTTCAGAAAATATGGATTCTATTAGTCATGTTACCTTTAATAATTGCATCATAACCGGAAGTTGCCGGGGTATAGGTATTCAAAACCGGGATGAAGGTACTGTATCAGATATCATATTCTCGAATATTATGGTAGAATGTAAGCAGTTTTCTGATGTGTGGTGGGGTATGGCAGAGCCTATTTACATCACCGCGTATCCCCGCGCATCACACGACCACAAAGACGCAGGCTGGCGGTTAAAACCCGGAGCTCAAGAAGCCGGTATAGGAAAGGTTTCTAACATCACTTTTGCAAACATCAGGTGCAAAAGCGAAAACGGTATTTTTCTGGGAGCGGCAACTCCAGATCTTCTGGACAACATCCGCTTTAACGACATTGACCTTGAGGTCTCAAAAATCACCGAATATCCCGGAGGCTATTACGATTGCAGACCTTGTAAAGACGCCGATTTTATAGGCGAGCAGACCGCGGGATTCTATATGGTAAACGCCAGTAATGTGTACATCTCAAACACCACGGTAAACTGGGGGGATCAAAGACCAGAATACTACGGGAATGCGCTCTATGCCGAAAATATAACTCCGCTGGTGCTCGATAATTTTAACGGAGTAGCGGCATTTGAACATTTGGATAGCATCGTTAAAAAAGGAAAAACACAACTCGAAAAAATAGCTAGCTGA